A region of the Campylobacter subantarcticus LMG 24377 genome:
GATTTTATCAAGAAAAATTTTAGCAAAAGAGCAGATAAACTCTTTGCTTGAAATAGCCAAGCAAAGAGGTTTTGACACTAGTGATGTGATTTTTGATAAACACTAAAGTGCTTCATTCATGTCGATTACATAGCGGAATTTAGCTTTTCCTGAAGTGAGGTTTTCATAAGCTTTGTCAATCTCACTTGGTTTGATGAGTTCAATCTCAGGGTAAATTCCATGCTCCAAAGAAAAATCAAGCATTTCTTGAGTTTCTTTAATGCCCCCAATCAACGAGCCATATACTTTTTTACCTGCTTTATGTACAAAGTGAATGATGTTAATGTTAGGACTTACTTCATGTGGAGGTAATCCTACAATGGCCATTTCACCACCAAATTTTAATAAATCCATATAAGCTAGCGGATCATAAGGAGTTGGTATGGTAGAGATGATGAGGTCAAATCTTTCTTTTACTACACTTTTGTCTGTACTAGTATAAAAATTACTCACACCCATAGCTAGGGCTTGTGCTTTTTTGTTTTCATTTCTTGCAAAAACACTTACTTTTGCACCCATTTTCACAGCATATTTTACTGCCATCATACCAAGTCCACCAAATCCTGCTATAGCTACACTTGAGCCTTTTTTGATATTTGAAAATTTAAGCGGTGAATAGGTAGTAATACCCGCACAAAGTAAAGGCGCTACTTTGTCAAGCGGAACATTTTTTGGTACATTGATAGCAAATTTTTCACTTATTACGATGTTGTTTGAGTAACCTCCATAGGTGTTTTCATTATCATGAAATACATCTTTGCAGTTATATGTGTAGATGGTTTTACCATTTTCACAAAATTGCTCTTGAGATTTTTTGCATGCTTCGCACTCTCCGCATGAGTTTACCATGCACCCAACCCCAGCAAAATCACCCACTTTAAATTTACTTACATTTTCCCCCACTGCGATGACTTCTCCTGCTATTTCATGGCCAGGTACGCAAGGGTAGGTTGCTTCACCCCATTCGCTTCTTGCGGTGTGAATGTCACTATGGCAAATTCCTGCGTATTTGATAGCGATTAAGATGTCGTTTTTACCTACTTTATGGCGTGTAAATTCAAAAGGCGTGAATTTAGAATCTTTGCTAAGCATAGCATAGCCTTTACTTTTAACACGACCATTTTCTAAAAAGATTTTTGAGCTCATTTAATCTCCTTATATGATTTTTATATAAATAATATCTATTTAAGCATTAATAAACGATTATATTAATTCATCTATTTTATCTTTAATTTGTTTTTTTTCACTATTTCCAATTGTGCTTAAACGTAATAAAGAAATATTATATTTTTTAAGAATTGAATTTTTTATTTTATCTCTTTCATATTGTTTGCTGTGAATATTGTGAAAATTGTATCCATCTATTTCAATGGCGAGAATAAGATGTTTATCCATTTCATGGTAAATTAAAAAATCAATATGTGTTAAAGCATTATCGATATATATTTTTTCTGTTGTGTCTAGTAAGGAAGTGTCTTTTATTAAT
Encoded here:
- a CDS encoding NAD(P)-dependent alcohol dehydrogenase codes for the protein MSSKIFLENGRVKSKGYAMLSKDSKFTPFEFTRHKVGKNDILIAIKYAGICHSDIHTARSEWGEATYPCVPGHEIAGEVIAVGENVSKFKVGDFAGVGCMVNSCGECEACKKSQEQFCENGKTIYTYNCKDVFHDNENTYGGYSNNIVISEKFAINVPKNVPLDKVAPLLCAGITTYSPLKFSNIKKGSSVAIAGFGGLGMMAVKYAVKMGAKVSVFARNENKKAQALAMGVSNFYTSTDKSVVKERFDLIISTIPTPYDPLAYMDLLKFGGEMAIVGLPPHEVSPNINIIHFVHKAGKKVYGSLIGGIKETQEMLDFSLEHGIYPEIELIKPSEIDKAYENLTSGKAKFRYVIDMNEAL